The genome window AATTTAGGTTTTAAATGATTAAAATGAAAAAACTCAGCCTTCATATTTGGTTCAATATTTGCCAACTTTCTTGCCATCTCTACACCGCTTTTAGTAAATTCGCCACCAAAATATTTTAAATCTACTCCACCACCATTATAAAATATTTTAAAAAGATTTTGTCCATATCCACATCCTAGCTCCACTATACTATCATAATGCTCAAATGATAAAGCATCAATAATCATATTAACAACTGAAGTATTAGTGTAAAATGGCACAAGAATATTTAAACCATTTAGCGATGTGATTTTATTATGTGGTATATTTGCGAAGTTAAATTTCTGGCTTGGAGAGCTTGCTTTATGCCACTTTAGATCCCCATTTTCATCAGCTCCAAGGTGATTTAAACGCTCTTTTTTATCTAATTCTCCAATTATCTGAAGAGCGTTATACCCCCCCCCATTTAAAAATTCACTCATAAACTCAGCTCTTATAGACCACGCTTTTTCATAGAAATTTTGCCATTTTTTATCTTGATGCGCCATATCTATCCTTATAAATTTATAAAATAGATTATATCTATTTATAGCCCAAAATATCATTAAATTTATTATCATTTATAAGCAAATTTAAGCAAATTTTAGCTAAAATAGCCAATTTAAAGGAAAATTATGGACTATAGTGATATTAAAAAAATTTTTTTCAAACTAAACCCAGAAAATGCCCATAAAATAGCTGAATTTGGAATGAGAATATCTACAAAAATTCCATTTGTTAGTGACTATTTAGTGGATAATTTTTGCTTTATTGATACTAAATTATCACAAAATATTTTTGGGCTTAACTTCTTAAATCCTGTTGGACTTGCTGGTGGATTTGATAAAAATGCTACAATGATTATACCTCTATCTGCGATGGGGTTTGGATTTTTAGAATATGGTACTCTTACACCAAAACCTCAAGATGGTAATCCAAAGCCAAGATTATTTCGTCTAATAGAGGAAAAAAGCATACAAAACGCCATGGGATTTAATAACGATGGCTTAGATAAGATTAAAGCTAGAGCCTCAAAGGTATATCCTTTTAGTATCCCTCTTATTGCTAATATTGGCAAAAATAAGATTACGCCAAATGATATGGCTATTAAAGATTATGAAATTTTGGTTAAAGGGCTTGATAGTTGTTGTGATGCATTTGTTATCAATATTAGTTCTCCAAATACACCAAATTTAAGAGATTTACAAAGCGAGTCTTTTATAAATGAGCTATTTGCTGCCTTAAGTAATTTAACCAAAAAACCATTAATCCTAAAAATAGCCCCAGATATGAGTATAGACTCAGCCATATCTCTTTGTTTAACAGCTGCAAATGCCGGATTTAAAGGTATTATAATCAACAATACCAGCGTTGATTACTCACTTACTACTAAAGCAAAAGATTTTGGCGGTATCAGTGGTCAGCTTATTAAAGATAAAAGCAAAGAGCTATTTAAAGAGGTTGCTAAAGAGCTTTATGGTAAAGCTGTACTTATTAGCTGTGGTGGAATTGATAATGGTCAAGATGCATATGAGAGAATTAAAATGGGTGCTAGCCTAGTACAAATATATACTAGCTTTATATATGAAGGTCCAAGTATTTGCAAAAATATTAATAGTCAAATATTAAATTTAGCCTTAAGCGAGGGATATGAAAATATTTCTCAAGCAGTTGGCGCTAATCTAAGGAGATAAATGCTACCAAAATTTAGCAAAATTACCCTTGAAAATGGGTTTGAGATCTATCATACCCCTTTAAATTTGGGTTCAAATGTTATTAGTATAGATCTTTATTATAAAGTTGGTTCACGAAATGAAATAATGGGCAAAAGCGGAATCGCTCATATGTTAGAACATCTAAATTTTAAAAGTACAGATAATAGAAAAGCTGGTGAGTTTGACTCAATTGTCAAAGGCTTTGGTGGGGTAAATAATGCTAGTACTGGTTTTGATTTTACTCACTATTTTATCAAATGTTCAAGTCAAAATCTTGATACTTCACTAGAACTTTATGCTGATATAATGGCAAATTTAAGTCTTAAAGAGGATGAATTTTTACCTGAAAGAGATGTAGTTTTAGAAGAGCGTAGATGGAGAACAGATAATAATCCAACTGGAATGCTATATTTTAGACTATTTAATCACGCTTTTATATATCATCCTTATCACTGGACGCCAATTGGATTTATTAAAGATATTGAAAATTGGAATATTGCTGATATTAAAGAGTTTTGGTCTAAATTTTACCAGCCAAAAAATGCATTTTTGATGATTACTGGAGATATTGATGAAAATACTGCTTTTGAGCTTGGCAAAAAACACTTTGAAGGTATAGAAAATCGCTGCGAAATACCTACTATGCACTGCATAGAACCTGAACAAAATGGAGCAAAATCCCTAATTATTCGCAAGCAAAGCGATGTAGAGATGATAGCTATAGCATATAAAATTCCTCCATTTAACCATAAAGACCAAACAGCGCTTAGCGCCATAGGAGAGTATCTATCAAGCGGTAAAAGCTCATTGTTTGAAAGAGTTTTAATAGATGAATTAAATTTAGTAAATCAAATTTATGCCTATCCTATGGAAAGCATTGATGAAAATTTATTTATAATAAT of Campylobacter vicugnae contains these proteins:
- a CDS encoding class I SAM-dependent methyltransferase yields the protein MAHQDKKWQNFYEKAWSIRAEFMSEFLNGGGYNALQIIGELDKKERLNHLGADENGDLKWHKASSPSQKFNFANIPHNKITSLNGLNILVPFYTNTSVVNMIIDALSFEHYDSIVELGCGYGQNLFKIFYNGGGVDLKYFGGEFTKSGVEMARKLANIEPNMKAEFFHFNHLKPKFDKKFDFGERVLVFTCHTIEQVREIPDNWFKVVANIAPFVRCIHAEPFGFQIASLGEASQKHKEYFIKNGWNLNFAKTLKKAGENGDIIIEDAILEYSCGTDPFNPTSIAVWRSV
- a CDS encoding M16 family metallopeptidase, giving the protein MLPKFSKITLENGFEIYHTPLNLGSNVISIDLYYKVGSRNEIMGKSGIAHMLEHLNFKSTDNRKAGEFDSIVKGFGGVNNASTGFDFTHYFIKCSSQNLDTSLELYADIMANLSLKEDEFLPERDVVLEERRWRTDNNPTGMLYFRLFNHAFIYHPYHWTPIGFIKDIENWNIADIKEFWSKFYQPKNAFLMITGDIDENTAFELGKKHFEGIENRCEIPTMHCIEPEQNGAKSLIIRKQSDVEMIAIAYKIPPFNHKDQTALSAIGEYLSSGKSSLFERVLIDELNLVNQIYAYPMESIDENLFIIIAICNPGIKAKLVKKEILKLIKKLKNSDIDTDELTKIKNCLKSNFIYSLSSASKLASLYGSYIARGDIEPLWQLSDRTNALTTQDIKECANRYFNKDKSTTIILKGIK
- a CDS encoding quinone-dependent dihydroorotate dehydrogenase, producing MDYSDIKKIFFKLNPENAHKIAEFGMRISTKIPFVSDYLVDNFCFIDTKLSQNIFGLNFLNPVGLAGGFDKNATMIIPLSAMGFGFLEYGTLTPKPQDGNPKPRLFRLIEEKSIQNAMGFNNDGLDKIKARASKVYPFSIPLIANIGKNKITPNDMAIKDYEILVKGLDSCCDAFVINISSPNTPNLRDLQSESFINELFAALSNLTKKPLILKIAPDMSIDSAISLCLTAANAGFKGIIINNTSVDYSLTTKAKDFGGISGQLIKDKSKELFKEVAKELYGKAVLISCGGIDNGQDAYERIKMGASLVQIYTSFIYEGPSICKNINSQILNLALSEGYENISQAVGANLRR